A genome region from Cryptosporidium parvum Iowa II chromosome 8, whole genome shotgun sequence includes the following:
- a CDS encoding ubiquitin activating enzyme E1: MDQFRSRERLIWGVVGEEALKNSKILILGSSSILTSELAISLASSGIGEIVLVDCQIATEEDYGVCLSLDGEKTNIVNQPKIYLLKDFLLSLQVNIRIKCVLESPEKYLETLMNEPLNSHPLEYSVVVCCNLPGNIVENVYNLAKNGQGISSCFIISLKSRGELGQYQVFSTNQMYVTFDLSAESKNLAKLHGLQLFKPIESLINLASEIDFKELEDSSSGLNDFLSKIPFPILLVYIGLNAGLFRGSEFGMDRENLKKRFKDSLEQILKDYDFPNYIEAKRYQYLVFSDPEDLLGDQIFQLLESQKLYSNFNGQFSLNKRSFSTINVKYQIVLSWIYKFLNDFGRLPVNKELPEMHCETVSYLQLQKIFHEQYTLDVSRISNSNTGKMNISNSDFDLNISDELVQFVCRHLYCLRFIEFKNTSFRWGEIHNKISNVDPALTERLVEVFLEDISQESQLIEFLFLDFLDYIHIDKGLIKDSEEIKTNFQNYLKSLRLEYIQIPPDFIQR; the protein is encoded by the coding sequence ATGGACCAATTTAGGTCTAGAGAAAGACTTATATGGGGTGTAGTGGGGGAAGAAGCTTTAAAAAACtctaaaatattaattttaggGTCGTCTTCTATATTAACCTCAGAATTGGCAATCTCGTTAGCATCTTCCGGAATTGGAGAGATAGTATTGGTGGACTGCCAAATCGCTACTGAGGAAGATTATGGTGTATGCCTTAGCCTTGATGGTGAGAAAACAAACATTGTAAATCAGCCCAAAATATATCTACTAAAAGATTTTTTGTTAAGTCTGCAAGTTAATATCAGAATTAAATGTGTATTGGAGTCTccagaaaaatatttggagaCTCTCATGAACGAACCTCTAAACTCCCATCCTTTAGAGTACAGCGTAGTTGTTTGTTGTAATCTCCCTGGTAATATTGTTGAAAATGTGTACAATTTGGCGAAAAATGGTCAAGGAATCTCAAGTTGTTTTATAATAAGCCTCAAGTCAAGGGGCGAACTTGGACAATATCAGGTGTTTAGTACAAATCAAATGTATGTAACTTTTGATCTTTCTGCTGAAAGCAAGAACCTTGCAAAGCTTCACGGACTTCAGCTTTTTAAGCCAATTGAATCATTAATCAATCTTGCTTCtgaaattgattttaaagAGTTGGAAGATAGCTCATCTGGattaaatgattttttgTCTAAAATACCATTTCCAATATTGTTGGTTTATATTGGGTTAAATGCCGGTTTGTTTCGAGGATCGGAGTTTGGGATGGATCGAGAGAATCTCAAAAAGAGATTTAAAGATAGTTTGGAACAAATTCTAAAAGATTATGATTTTCCAAATTATATTGAAGCAAAAAgatatcaatatttggtGTTTTCAGATCCTGAAGATCTTCTTGGagatcaaatatttcaattactTGAATCTCAGAAATTGTATAGTAATTTTAATGGCCagttttctttaaataaaagatcTTTTTCTACTATTAATgtaaaatatcaaatagTGTTAAGTTGGATTTACAAGTTTCTGAACGACTTTGGAAGACTTCCTGTCAACAAAGAGCTACCAGAAATGCATTGTGAAACTGTTTCTTATCTTCAACTCCAAAAGATATTTCATGAGCAGTATACTTTGGACGTTTCCCGGATTTCTAATAGTAATACTGGAAAAATGAATATCTCCAATTCTGATTTCGATCTCAATATCTCTGACGAATTGGTTCAATTTGTTTGTAGACATTTATACTGTTTAAGATTCAtagaattcaaaaatacaTCCTTTAGGTGGGGAGAAATACATAACAAAATTAGTAATGTGGATCCAGCTCTAACAGAAAGACTTGTGGAAGTTTTTTTGGAAGATATTTCTCAAGAGTCCCAGCTTATAGAGTTTTTATTTCTAGACTTCTTGGACTATATCCATATTGATAAAggattaattaaagattctgaagaaattaaaacaaattttcaaaattatctaAAGTCATTAAGATTAGAATATATACAAATACCCCCTGATTTTATTCAGAGGTAA